Proteins encoded in a region of the Ancylobacter sp. SL191 genome:
- a CDS encoding MarR family winged helix-turn-helix transcriptional regulator, which yields MKDGFEKSISHRLHHAARLQRALAARRLHDIGLFPGQETALKLLTNSDGRTMTELAAALRVRPPTASKTVGRLSAQGLLERRASDGDARLVRVHLTEEGRARAGAIDGIWDSLEDIMVAGLDGKDRKRLRKLLRKIEKNLATQLGAAPETLAEADADDEAETAEEPA from the coding sequence ATGAAGGATGGCTTCGAAAAGAGCATCAGCCACCGGCTTCATCATGCCGCGCGGCTTCAGCGGGCGCTTGCCGCCCGGCGACTGCATGACATCGGCCTGTTCCCCGGGCAGGAAACCGCACTGAAGCTGCTCACCAACAGCGACGGACGGACCATGACCGAGCTCGCGGCCGCCTTGCGGGTGCGCCCGCCGACCGCCTCGAAGACCGTCGGCCGTCTCTCCGCCCAGGGCCTTCTAGAGCGCCGCGCCTCGGACGGCGACGCACGCCTCGTGCGCGTCCACCTCACCGAGGAAGGCCGCGCCCGCGCCGGCGCCATCGACGGCATCTGGGATTCGCTGGAAGACATCATGGTGGCGGGCCTCGACGGCAAGGACCGCAAAAGGCTGCGCAAGCTGCTGCGCAAAATCGAGAAGAACCTCGCCACCCAGCTCGGCGCCGCGCCGGAAACGCTGGCCGAAGCGGACGCCGATGACGAGGCCGAGACGGCGGAAGAGCCGGCCTGA
- a CDS encoding NAD(P)H-dependent oxidoreductase — MRVLVVYCHPVAESFNAAVRDAVIRGLTRAGHEVDLLDLYAEGFDPVLSRQARLDYHTPGVNAVPVADHLARVRAVQGMVIVAPTWWYGPPAMLKGWLDRVFVPFETFGMPKPFRPLERRLTNIRLLAAVSTLGSPWYWWRWVGQPGRRIIMEGLGGIIHPRARKLWLALHSMDSAGAAKRARFLAKVEARFAEL; from the coding sequence ATGCGCGTGCTCGTCGTCTATTGTCACCCGGTGGCGGAGAGCTTTAACGCAGCGGTACGGGATGCGGTGATCCGGGGCCTGACGCGCGCCGGCCACGAGGTCGATCTGCTGGACCTCTATGCCGAGGGGTTCGACCCGGTGCTGAGCCGGCAGGCGCGGCTCGACTACCACACGCCCGGCGTCAACGCCGTGCCCGTCGCAGACCATCTTGCCCGCGTGCGGGCCGTCCAGGGAATGGTGATCGTTGCTCCCACCTGGTGGTACGGGCCGCCCGCTATGCTCAAGGGCTGGCTCGACCGCGTCTTCGTGCCATTCGAGACCTTCGGCATGCCCAAGCCCTTCCGCCCACTGGAACGCCGGCTCACCAATATCCGCCTTCTGGCGGCGGTGAGCACGCTCGGCTCACCCTGGTACTGGTGGCGGTGGGTCGGCCAACCCGGCCGGCGCATCATCATGGAAGGGCTGGGCGGGATCATCCATCCACGGGCCCGCAAGCTCTGGCTCGCCTTGCACAGCATGGATTCCGCGGGTGCCGCCAAACGCGCCCGCTTCCTCGCCAAAGTGGAAGCGCGCTTCGCCGAATTGTGA
- a CDS encoding FAD-binding oxidoreductase, translating into MAYDIAALRTRLTGIRLEENPALVRQRSRDFYWYSPTLKRQLEAVTADIVAFPTTEDEVLTVLAACAALAIPVTPRGAGTGNYGQAMPLAGGLVLDLSGLNRILEISPGRVRAQAGALIADIDAACRPGGQELRLHPSTYRTASIGGFIAGGSGGVGSITWGGLRDLGNIIRLKVATMEAVPRLLDLSGEEVQKVAHAYGTNGIILEVEMPLAPAYDWVEAIVGFDNFARAAAYANALGEQDAILKKLLSVIAAPVPQTYFLRHRAFLPDGQHIVLVMIAPMARAAFDSFTAHWGGQLLFDLDALGTQEAKGLPPLYELSWNHTTLRALRIEPAITYLQTLYPFPNQLDLVARIHAELGDEVPAHLEFVRFDGKVTCFGLPLVRFSSEERLEAIIARHEAVGIPVFNPHRYTLEEGGMKQTDAGQLAFKRAADPAGLLNPGKMLGWDHPDLDIADGRTYLFAGLDGAAGAA; encoded by the coding sequence ATGGCCTATGACATCGCCGCGTTGAGAACCCGCCTCACCGGCATCCGGCTGGAGGAGAACCCGGCATTGGTGCGCCAGCGCAGCCGGGACTTCTACTGGTACTCGCCGACGCTGAAGCGCCAGCTTGAGGCCGTCACCGCCGACATCGTCGCCTTCCCGACGACGGAGGACGAGGTTCTGACCGTGCTCGCGGCATGCGCCGCGCTGGCCATTCCCGTCACCCCGCGCGGCGCCGGCACCGGCAATTACGGGCAGGCCATGCCGCTCGCGGGCGGGCTGGTGCTCGATCTGTCCGGCCTCAACCGCATTCTTGAGATCAGCCCCGGCCGGGTGCGCGCACAGGCTGGGGCGCTGATCGCCGACATCGACGCCGCCTGCCGGCCCGGCGGGCAAGAGCTGCGCCTGCACCCCTCCACCTACCGCACCGCCTCGATCGGCGGCTTCATCGCCGGCGGCTCGGGCGGGGTCGGCTCCATCACCTGGGGCGGGCTGCGCGATCTCGGCAACATCATCCGCCTCAAGGTGGCGACGATGGAAGCCGTGCCGCGCCTTCTCGATCTCTCTGGCGAGGAGGTGCAGAAGGTCGCCCATGCCTATGGCACCAACGGCATCATTCTCGAGGTCGAGATGCCGCTCGCCCCGGCTTATGACTGGGTAGAGGCCATCGTCGGCTTCGACAATTTCGCCCGCGCCGCCGCCTATGCCAATGCGCTGGGCGAGCAGGACGCCATCCTCAAGAAGCTGCTCTCCGTCATCGCCGCGCCGGTGCCGCAGACCTATTTCCTGCGCCACCGCGCCTTCCTGCCGGATGGACAGCACATCGTGCTGGTGATGATCGCACCCATGGCCCGCGCCGCCTTTGACAGCTTCACCGCCCACTGGGGCGGCCAGCTGCTGTTCGATCTCGACGCGCTGGGCACGCAGGAGGCCAAGGGCCTGCCCCCGCTCTACGAGCTCTCCTGGAATCACACCACGCTGCGCGCGCTGCGCATTGAGCCGGCGATCACCTATCTGCAGACGCTCTACCCCTTCCCGAACCAGCTCGATCTCGTCGCCCGCATTCATGCCGAGCTCGGCGACGAGGTGCCGGCCCATCTCGAATTCGTCCGCTTCGACGGCAAGGTGACGTGCTTCGGCCTGCCGCTGGTGCGCTTCTCCTCCGAGGAGCGGCTGGAGGCGATCATCGCCCGTCACGAGGCGGTGGGCATCCCGGTGTTCAATCCGCACCGCTACACGCTGGAGGAAGGCGGCATGAAGCAGACCGATGCGGGACAGCTCGCCTTCAAGCGCGCGGCGGACCCGGCGGGTCTGCTCAACCCCGGCAAGATGCTCGGCTGGGACCATCCGGACCTCGATATCGCCGACGGGCGCACGTATCTCTTCGCCGGGCTGGACGGCGCCGCGGGAGCGGCCTGA
- a CDS encoding cytosine deaminase, translating to MREFDHLPPAYVLTNARVPACLIDAAHPADTEGLVRVDVAVAAGRITAIGAALELPELPRIPLNGRLVLPGLVDVHTHLDKAFIWPRAQNRDGSFAGALAAADADRRAHWTADDVRTRMDFALRCAHAHGTVAIRTHLDSIGPQTAISWPVFGEMRETWRERIALQAVALTPIDLVLEDAEFLPLLDAVRRHRGVLGAVTYMSPALPAGLDRLFAAAGEHGLDLDFHVDETADPGAHSLALIAEAALRHGFEGRILAGHCCSLARQSEDAIDRTLDLVARAGVAVVSLPMCNLYLQDRHAGRTPRWRGITLLHEMKARGIEVMVASDNARDPFYAYGDLDLVEVYREATRIAHLDHPFADWPAIVARAPAAQMGLAAGRIAVDRPADLIILTARSLNEALARPQLDRIVIRDGARLNAVAPDYAELDSLKGMPHGL from the coding sequence ATGCGTGAATTCGACCACCTGCCGCCGGCCTATGTGCTCACCAATGCCCGCGTGCCGGCCTGCCTGATCGATGCCGCCCACCCCGCTGACACTGAGGGTCTCGTCCGCGTCGACGTCGCGGTTGCGGCGGGGCGCATCACCGCCATCGGCGCCGCGCTGGAGCTACCGGAGCTGCCGCGCATTCCGCTGAACGGTCGGCTCGTCCTGCCGGGTCTGGTGGACGTCCACACCCATCTCGACAAGGCTTTCATCTGGCCACGCGCGCAGAACCGGGACGGCAGCTTCGCCGGGGCGCTGGCCGCCGCTGATGCCGACCGGCGCGCGCACTGGACGGCGGATGACGTGCGCACCCGCATGGATTTCGCCTTGCGCTGCGCCCATGCCCACGGCACGGTGGCCATCCGTACCCATCTCGATTCCATCGGCCCGCAAACCGCCATTTCCTGGCCGGTCTTCGGGGAGATGCGTGAGACCTGGCGCGAGCGCATCGCGCTTCAGGCGGTGGCGCTCACCCCCATCGACCTCGTGCTGGAAGACGCCGAGTTCCTGCCGCTGCTCGACGCCGTGCGCCGCCACCGGGGCGTGCTGGGTGCCGTCACCTATATGAGCCCCGCTTTGCCCGCCGGGCTCGACCGGCTGTTCGCGGCGGCGGGCGAGCACGGGCTCGACCTCGACTTTCACGTCGACGAAACCGCCGACCCCGGCGCCCACTCGCTCGCCCTCATCGCCGAAGCGGCGCTGCGCCATGGCTTTGAAGGGCGCATCCTCGCCGGCCATTGCTGCTCGCTTGCCCGCCAGAGCGAGGACGCCATCGACCGCACGCTGGACCTTGTCGCCCGTGCCGGCGTCGCCGTCGTCTCGCTGCCCATGTGCAATCTCTACCTTCAGGACCGCCACGCCGGCCGCACACCGCGCTGGCGCGGCATCACCCTGCTGCATGAGATGAAGGCGCGCGGCATCGAGGTGATGGTCGCCAGCGACAATGCGCGCGATCCGTTCTACGCCTATGGCGATCTCGACCTCGTCGAGGTCTACCGGGAGGCCACCCGCATCGCCCATCTCGACCACCCCTTCGCCGACTGGCCCGCCATCGTCGCGCGCGCGCCGGCGGCACAGATGGGGCTGGCGGCTGGCCGCATCGCGGTTGATCGCCCGGCGGACCTCATCATCCTCACGGCGCGCAGCCTCAACGAGGCGCTGGCGCGCCCACAGTTAGACCGCATTGTCATCCGCGACGGCGCGCGGCTCAATGCGGTGGCACCGGACTATGCCGAACTCGACAGCCTCAAGGGGATGCCCCATGGCCTATGA
- a CDS encoding ABC transporter permease, which translates to MEHSPFRWLMPLAVLALAVAGWDLIVRLNDLPPYILPSPALVAQTLIKDHVVLLNSMLVTLRTTGLALFFAVVGGVALALIFASSRIIEFSLFPIAVILQVTPIIAIAPLMLIYLDTGTAVLVCAWIVAFFPMLANTTLGLKSVDPNLRDLFRLSGATPWQTLMQLKLPTALPFFLGGLRIAGGLALIGAVVGEIAAGSAGQGSGLAFRIVESAYRLNIPRLFAALLLISLCGIVIYAMLSLFSWAVLRRWHESELAGA; encoded by the coding sequence ATGGAGCATTCCCCGTTCCGCTGGCTGATGCCCCTCGCCGTGCTGGCGCTTGCGGTCGCCGGCTGGGATCTGATCGTGCGCCTCAACGACCTGCCGCCCTACATCCTGCCGAGCCCGGCTCTGGTCGCCCAGACGCTCATCAAGGATCATGTGGTGCTGCTCAACTCCATGCTGGTGACGCTGCGCACGACGGGGCTCGCCCTATTCTTCGCCGTGGTGGGCGGGGTGGCGCTGGCGCTCATCTTCGCCTCCTCGCGCATCATCGAATTCTCGCTGTTCCCCATCGCGGTGATCCTTCAGGTGACGCCGATCATCGCCATCGCGCCGCTGATGCTGATCTATCTCGACACCGGCACAGCAGTGCTGGTCTGCGCCTGGATCGTCGCCTTCTTCCCGATGCTCGCCAACACGACGCTGGGCCTGAAATCGGTCGATCCCAATCTGCGCGACCTGTTCCGCCTCTCCGGCGCCACGCCCTGGCAGACCCTGATGCAGCTCAAGCTGCCGACCGCCCTGCCCTTCTTCCTCGGCGGGCTGCGCATCGCCGGCGGTCTCGCTCTCATTGGCGCGGTGGTCGGCGAGATTGCCGCCGGCTCGGCCGGGCAAGGCTCGGGCCTCGCCTTCCGCATCGTCGAATCCGCCTACCGGCTCAACATCCCCCGCCTGTTCGCCGCGCTGCTGCTGATCTCGCTGTGCGGCATCGTCATCTATGCCATGCTCAGCCTGTTCTCCTGGGCCGTGCTGCGGCGCTGGCATGAGAGCGAGCTCGCCGGGGCCTGA
- a CDS encoding ABC transporter ATP-binding protein: MTDVLTADAATQTLPLLALSGVEKRFANAVTALEGLNMQVRQGEFLSLLGPSGCGKSTALRLIAGLSEPTSGRIDWPAGAAARPSIGFVFQEPTLMPWASVFGNVYLPLRLAGTSRKAATPAIEEALEMVGLSAFRDAYPRELSGGMKMRVSIARALVTRPSLLLMDEPFAALDEITRFKLNNDLLEVWRRLGCTIVFVTHSVFESVYLSSRILVFRARPGRIAAELEIDPNQPRDEAFRTSPEYAGLCREASLALARAMEAG; this comes from the coding sequence ATGACAGACGTCCTGACCGCCGACGCCGCCACCCAAACCCTCCCCCTCCTCGCGCTGTCCGGCGTCGAGAAGCGCTTCGCCAATGCGGTGACGGCGCTTGAAGGATTGAACATGCAGGTGCGACAGGGCGAGTTCCTCTCCCTGCTCGGGCCCTCCGGCTGCGGCAAATCCACCGCGTTGCGCCTCATCGCCGGCCTGTCCGAACCCACCAGCGGGCGTATCGACTGGCCGGCCGGCGCGGCGGCGCGCCCCTCCATCGGCTTCGTCTTTCAGGAACCGACGCTGATGCCTTGGGCCAGCGTCTTCGGCAATGTCTACCTGCCGCTGCGCCTCGCCGGCACGAGCCGCAAGGCGGCGACGCCCGCCATCGAGGAAGCGCTCGAAATGGTCGGCTTGTCCGCCTTCCGCGACGCCTATCCGCGCGAACTGTCCGGCGGCATGAAGATGCGCGTCTCCATCGCCCGCGCCCTCGTCACGCGCCCGAGCCTGCTGCTGATGGACGAGCCCTTCGCCGCGCTCGACGAGATCACCCGCTTCAAGCTGAACAATGATCTTCTGGAGGTGTGGCGCCGGCTCGGCTGCACCATCGTCTTCGTTACCCATTCAGTGTTCGAATCCGTCTACCTCTCCTCGCGCATCCTGGTCTTCCGCGCGCGCCCCGGCCGCATCGCGGCGGAGCTGGAGATCGACCCGAACCAGCCGCGCGACGAGGCGTTCCGCACCTCGCCGGAATATGCCGGCCTGTGCCGGGAGGCGTCGCTGGCGCTCGCCCGCGCCATGGAAGCCGGCTAG
- a CDS encoding ABC transporter substrate-binding protein: protein MRLRLPRLRFPRIAALAALACAAFAAPALAADKVTFGTNWVAQAEHGGFYQAVVDGTYAKYGLNVTILPGGPQANNRLLLPVGKIDFYMGANMLQAFDSVKEGIPTVIVAALFQKDPQVLIAHPDVTKFEDLKTRTLFISKEGLASYYQWLVKDFGFSENQVKPYTFNVAPFLADKNSAMQGYITSEPYAVEKEGKFKPSLFLLADQGFDTYSTTIETRSELVKSNPDLVQRFVDASIIGWYNYLYGDNAKANALIKKDNPEMTDEMIAFSIAKLKEYGIVDSGDSKTLGVGAMTDAKIKSFFDKMVRAGVVNGDIDYKKSYTLQFVNKGVGKDLAK from the coding sequence ATGCGCCTGCGTCTTCCGCGCCTGCGTTTTCCTCGGATCGCCGCCCTGGCGGCCCTCGCCTGCGCCGCCTTTGCCGCCCCTGCCCTCGCCGCCGACAAGGTGACCTTCGGCACCAATTGGGTGGCGCAGGCCGAGCATGGCGGCTTCTACCAGGCGGTCGTGGACGGCACCTATGCGAAATACGGGCTGAACGTCACCATCCTGCCGGGCGGCCCGCAGGCCAATAACCGCCTGCTGCTCCCTGTCGGCAAGATAGATTTCTACATGGGCGCCAACATGCTGCAGGCGTTCGACTCGGTGAAGGAGGGCATCCCCACCGTCATCGTCGCCGCCCTGTTCCAGAAGGATCCGCAGGTTCTCATCGCCCACCCGGACGTGACCAAGTTCGAGGATCTGAAGACCCGCACCCTGTTCATCTCCAAGGAGGGTCTGGCGAGCTACTATCAGTGGCTGGTGAAGGATTTCGGCTTCTCGGAAAATCAGGTGAAGCCCTACACCTTCAACGTCGCGCCCTTCCTCGCCGACAAGAACAGCGCCATGCAGGGCTACATCACCTCCGAGCCCTATGCGGTGGAGAAGGAGGGCAAGTTCAAGCCGTCGCTCTTCCTGCTGGCCGATCAGGGCTTCGACACCTACTCGACGACGATCGAGACCCGCAGCGAGTTGGTGAAGTCCAACCCCGATCTGGTGCAGCGCTTCGTCGATGCCTCGATCATCGGCTGGTACAATTATCTCTATGGCGACAACGCCAAGGCGAATGCGCTGATCAAGAAGGACAATCCGGAAATGACGGATGAGATGATCGCCTTCTCCATCGCCAAGCTGAAGGAGTATGGCATCGTCGATTCAGGGGACAGCAAGACGCTCGGCGTCGGCGCCATGACGGACGCCAAAATCAAGAGCTTCTTCGACAAGATGGTGCGCGCCGGCGTGGTGAACGGCGACATCGATTACAAGAAATCCTATACGCTGCAATTCGTGAACAAGGGCGTGGGCAAGGATCTCGCGAAGTAG
- a CDS encoding RidA family protein, whose amino-acid sequence MLRHLIPVAVRRPFARYSHAVEVPASARLLLVSGQLGITEDDVIPEDVEAQAVLCFRAIRACLAEAGMGPGDIVRLNAYVTDRAYLAGYMAARDRFIVDPPPASTLMIVSGFARPEFKVEIEALAAKAD is encoded by the coding sequence ATGCTTCGCCATCTGATCCCCGTCGCTGTCCGCCGCCCCTTCGCCCGCTACAGCCACGCTGTCGAGGTGCCCGCCAGCGCGCGACTGCTGCTGGTGTCCGGCCAACTCGGCATCACGGAGGATGATGTGATCCCCGAGGATGTGGAAGCGCAGGCCGTGCTGTGTTTCCGCGCGATCCGCGCCTGCCTGGCCGAAGCCGGCATGGGGCCGGGCGACATTGTCCGCCTCAATGCCTATGTCACCGACCGGGCCTATCTTGCCGGCTACATGGCGGCGCGGGACCGCTTCATCGTCGATCCGCCGCCGGCCTCGACGCTGATGATCGTGTCCGGTTTCGCCCGGCCGGAATTCAAGGTCGAGATCGAGGCGCTGGCGGCGAAGGCGGATTGA
- a CDS encoding creatininase family protein has product MPPKRFWTELTWTDFQAGDTANWIAVLPVAAVEQHGPHLPVGVDAFIGEGYLKEVARLLPDDIPAVFLPMQAIGKSNEHLFYPGTLTLSSETVIRAWTEIGESVYRAGVRKLVIVNSHGGNVSVIDIVARELRARLGMLAVHVSWHRFGYPEGLFSAQERQHGIHAGGVETSLMMNFRPDTVRTSEIADFPPVTLGMEQEFAFLRAGSPAGFGWMAQDIQPTGAMGDATQASPEKGETCAHFGARAFVELLADVQRFDLARLPAGPLGGSAL; this is encoded by the coding sequence ATGCCGCCCAAACGCTTCTGGACCGAACTCACCTGGACCGATTTTCAGGCCGGGGACACAGCGAACTGGATCGCCGTTCTGCCAGTGGCGGCGGTGGAGCAGCATGGGCCGCATCTGCCGGTCGGCGTCGATGCGTTCATCGGCGAGGGCTATCTGAAGGAGGTAGCCCGCCTGCTGCCGGACGACATTCCGGCGGTCTTCCTGCCGATGCAGGCCATCGGCAAGTCGAACGAGCATCTGTTCTATCCGGGCACGCTGACGCTTTCCTCCGAGACGGTGATCCGAGCTTGGACCGAGATCGGCGAGAGCGTCTACCGCGCCGGCGTGCGCAAGCTGGTCATCGTCAATTCGCATGGCGGCAATGTCTCGGTGATCGACATCGTGGCGCGTGAGCTGCGGGCGCGCCTCGGCATGCTGGCGGTCCACGTCTCCTGGCACCGCTTCGGTTACCCGGAAGGGCTGTTCTCGGCGCAGGAGCGCCAGCACGGCATTCATGCCGGTGGGGTCGAGACCTCGCTGATGATGAATTTCCGGCCCGACACGGTGCGGACAAGCGAAATCGCCGACTTTCCGCCGGTGACGCTCGGCATGGAGCAGGAATTCGCCTTCCTGCGCGCCGGCAGCCCGGCCGGCTTCGGCTGGATGGCGCAGGACATCCAGCCCACCGGCGCCATGGGCGATGCCACGCAGGCGAGCCCCGAGAAGGGCGAGACCTGCGCCCATTTCGGCGCCCGCGCCTTTGTCGAGCTGCTGGCCGATGTGCAGCGCTTCGACCTCGCCCGCCTGCCGGCTGGTCCGCTTGGCGGGAGCGCGCTCTGA
- a CDS encoding Ldh family oxidoreductase, whose protein sequence is MEGAIAGVPLPEMELSVEEARAYAARVLEHFNTAPENACITAAALVAAEADGLGTHGLARLPSYCAMVAAGKIDGHAVPRAQRLTPALVAVDAGNGFAYPAIEQGLPLLAEAARESGIGLLAIRRSSHFGVAGQPVEALATGGLVGLAFANASASIAPWGGKKAVFGTNPIAFATPLKDRPPAVVDLSVAKVARGNILAAVQRGDASIPEGWAFDVDGNPTTDAKSALAGTMVPMGDAKGTALAFIIEVMAAALTASTFSFDAPSFFDGKGPPAAVGQIIIAIDPGRLAGDAYLDHLERLAAAIEREPGARLPGTRRLTNRSRAARHGVKVGAALRRALAGMGFPD, encoded by the coding sequence ATGGAAGGTGCGATCGCTGGCGTACCGCTCCCCGAAATGGAACTGAGCGTGGAGGAGGCGCGCGCCTATGCCGCCCGCGTGCTCGAGCATTTCAACACAGCGCCGGAGAATGCCTGCATCACCGCGGCGGCGCTGGTGGCGGCGGAGGCGGATGGGCTCGGCACCCATGGCCTTGCCCGCCTGCCGAGCTATTGTGCCATGGTGGCGGCCGGCAAGATCGACGGCCATGCCGTGCCGCGCGCCCAGCGCCTGACGCCGGCGCTGGTGGCCGTGGATGCCGGAAACGGCTTCGCCTATCCCGCCATCGAGCAGGGCCTGCCGCTGCTGGCGGAGGCCGCGCGCGAGAGCGGTATCGGGCTGCTGGCGATCCGCCGCTCCAGCCATTTCGGCGTGGCCGGCCAGCCGGTGGAGGCGCTGGCCACGGGCGGGCTGGTCGGGCTCGCCTTCGCCAATGCTTCCGCCTCGATCGCGCCCTGGGGCGGCAAGAAGGCGGTGTTCGGCACCAACCCGATCGCCTTCGCCACGCCGCTGAAGGATCGCCCGCCGGCGGTGGTGGATTTGTCTGTGGCCAAGGTGGCGCGCGGCAACATCCTCGCCGCCGTGCAGCGGGGCGACGCCTCCATTCCCGAGGGCTGGGCCTTCGACGTGGACGGCAACCCGACCACCGACGCCAAGAGCGCGCTCGCCGGGACCATGGTGCCGATGGGCGATGCCAAGGGCACGGCGCTCGCTTTCATCATCGAGGTGATGGCGGCGGCGCTGACGGCCTCGACCTTTTCCTTCGACGCGCCCAGCTTCTTCGATGGCAAGGGCCCGCCGGCGGCCGTTGGGCAGATCATCATCGCCATCGACCCCGGTCGGCTGGCGGGGGACGCCTATCTCGACCATCTGGAGCGCCTCGCCGCCGCCATCGAGCGCGAGCCGGGCGCGCGGCTGCCGGGCACACGGCGGCTCACCAACCGCTCCCGTGCCGCCCGGCACGGGGTCAAGGTTGGCGCGGCGCTGCGCCGGGCGCTTGCCGGGATGGGCTTTCCGGACTGA
- a CDS encoding phosphoribosyltransferase has product MPLTYSDRGSYRDRIIPAAELPELGPPPYRDRYPVRLPDGDWADLPFLALPPDFETAIAYLCITENSFELEDRLSTAIADQVRHLAPEIVVGMPTLGMVLAASVAKKLGHPHYVPLSYSRKFWFEDELSIPVISITSPLKPKTVFIDPRLLERLEDKRVLLVEDVISTGGTVSAELELMRRIGANVVGVATAIRETNVWQKTLGAIDPAWPGLVHAPISCPLFRKGEGGWYPDWSTLPA; this is encoded by the coding sequence ATGCCCCTGACCTATTCTGACCGCGGCAGCTACCGCGACCGCATCATTCCCGCCGCCGAACTGCCGGAACTCGGGCCCCCGCCCTATCGCGACAGGTACCCCGTCCGGCTGCCGGACGGTGACTGGGCCGACCTGCCCTTCCTCGCCCTGCCGCCTGATTTCGAGACGGCCATCGCCTATCTCTGCATCACCGAGAACTCCTTCGAGCTGGAAGACCGGCTCTCCACCGCCATCGCGGATCAGGTGCGCCACCTCGCGCCGGAGATCGTCGTCGGCATGCCGACGCTCGGCATGGTGCTCGCCGCCTCGGTGGCGAAGAAGCTCGGCCACCCGCACTATGTGCCGCTGAGCTATTCGCGCAAATTCTGGTTCGAGGACGAACTCTCCATCCCGGTGATCTCCATCACCAGCCCGCTCAAGCCCAAGACGGTGTTCATCGATCCGCGCCTGCTGGAGCGGCTGGAAGACAAGCGCGTGCTGCTGGTCGAGGACGTCATCTCCACCGGTGGTACGGTCTCCGCTGAGCTGGAGCTGATGCGGCGGATCGGCGCCAATGTCGTCGGCGTCGCCACCGCGATCAGGGAAACCAATGTCTGGCAGAAGACGCTCGGCGCCATAGACCCGGCCTGGCCGGGCCTCGTTCACGCGCCGATCTCCTGCCCGCTGTTCCGCAAGGGCGAGGGCGGCTGGTATCCGGATTGGTCGACCCTGCCCGCCTGA
- the ppa gene encoding inorganic diphosphatase: MDISRISIGPNPPDEVHAIIEIPAGGAPVKYELDKESGALFVDRFLHTPMFYPGNYGFIPNTLGDDGDPLDIIVVSPIPLLAGSVIAARPVGVLMMTDEKGGDEKILAVPADSVYPYHSKVKSCDDLPPLVLEQVAHFFTHYKDLEKGKKVSVADWEGVDRAREIILQSIANAKK, from the coding sequence ATGGACATTTCACGCATCTCGATCGGCCCGAATCCCCCCGACGAGGTTCACGCCATCATCGAAATCCCGGCCGGCGGCGCGCCGGTGAAGTATGAGCTCGACAAGGAGTCGGGCGCGCTCTTCGTCGACCGCTTCCTGCACACGCCGATGTTCTATCCGGGCAATTACGGCTTCATCCCCAACACGCTGGGTGACGATGGCGACCCGCTCGACATCATCGTCGTCTCGCCGATCCCGCTTCTGGCCGGCTCCGTCATCGCCGCGCGCCCAGTCGGCGTGCTGATGATGACCGACGAGAAGGGCGGCGACGAGAAGATCCTCGCCGTGCCGGCGGACTCGGTCTACCCCTACCACTCCAAGGTCAAGAGCTGCGATGATCTGCCGCCGCTCGTCCTTGAGCAGGTGGCCCACTTCTTCACTCACTACAAGGATCTGGAGAAGGGCAAGAAGGTCAGCGTCGCCGATTGGGAAGGCGTCGACCGCGCCCGCGAGATCATCCTCCAGTCGATCGCCAACGCCAAGAAGTGA